The following are from one region of the Nocardioides marmotae genome:
- a CDS encoding metallophosphoesterase, translating into MRPLPVAARSLAALAGTGAALGLGLAAYAAREARAYTLRRVEVPLLPPGHRPLRVLHLSDLHVTPGQRRKLAWIAGLRDLRPDLVVDTGDNLAHRDAVGPLLEALGPLLNVPGVFVHGSNDYFEPSMRNPVRYLLPDDGTRHTDTGQLPWRDLTAAFTRAGWLDLTNRTGTVSIGGTTLGFAGVDDPHLGYDRLGDVTGVAGADRHADVRIGVAHAPYLRVLDAFAEDDCDAVLAGHTHGGQVCLPGGRALTTNCDLEPARARGLHRHPADSRPGEPGSAWLHVSAGLGTSPYVRLRLACRPEATLLTLLPRPA; encoded by the coding sequence GTGAGACCGCTCCCCGTCGCCGCCCGCTCGCTGGCCGCCCTCGCCGGGACCGGAGCGGCTCTCGGGCTCGGCCTGGCGGCGTACGCCGCGCGGGAGGCCCGCGCCTACACCCTGCGCCGCGTCGAGGTGCCGCTGCTGCCGCCGGGGCACCGCCCGCTGCGCGTGCTCCACCTCAGCGACCTGCACGTCACCCCCGGCCAGCGCCGCAAGCTGGCCTGGATCGCCGGGCTGCGCGACCTGCGCCCCGACCTGGTCGTCGACACCGGCGACAACCTCGCCCACCGCGACGCCGTCGGCCCGCTCCTCGAGGCGCTCGGGCCGCTGCTGAACGTCCCGGGCGTGTTCGTCCACGGGTCCAACGACTACTTCGAGCCCTCGATGCGCAACCCGGTGCGCTACCTGCTGCCCGACGACGGCACCCGGCACACCGACACCGGGCAGCTGCCCTGGCGCGACCTCACCGCCGCGTTCACCCGCGCCGGGTGGCTCGACCTCACCAACCGCACCGGCACGGTGAGCATCGGGGGCACCACCCTGGGGTTCGCCGGCGTCGACGACCCGCACCTCGGCTACGACCGGCTCGGCGACGTGACCGGTGTCGCCGGCGCCGACCGGCACGCCGACGTCCGCATCGGCGTCGCCCACGCGCCGTACCTCCGCGTGCTCGACGCCTTCGCCGAGGACGACTGCGACGCCGTGCTCGCCGGGCACACCCACGGCGGCCAGGTGTGCCTGCCCGGGGGGCGCGCGCTCACCACCAACTGCGACCTGGAACCCGCGCGCGCCCGCGGCCTGCACCGCCACCCGGCCGACTCCCGGCCCGGCGAGCCCGGCTCGGCCTGGCTGCACGTGAGCGCCGGCCTCGGCACCAGCCCCTACGTCCGCCTGCGCCTCGCCTGCCGCCCCGAGGCCACGCTGCTCACCCTGCTCCCCCGCCCCGCCTGA
- a CDS encoding WhiB family transcriptional regulator, with protein sequence MWVEDWTPNAACKSAQPDQLFVRGAEQNKAKQLCAGCPVRTECLAEALDNQIEWGVWGGMTERERRALLRRRPTASWRTVLETAREQSAGVPAGRAAAV encoded by the coding sequence ATGTGGGTTGAAGACTGGACGCCGAACGCTGCCTGCAAGTCGGCGCAGCCGGACCAGCTGTTCGTGCGTGGAGCCGAGCAGAACAAGGCCAAGCAGCTGTGCGCCGGTTGCCCGGTGCGCACCGAGTGCCTCGCAGAGGCGCTCGACAACCAGATCGAGTGGGGGGTCTGGGGCGGCATGACCGAGCGCGAGCGCCGGGCGCTCCTGCGCCGCCGGCCCACCGCCTCGTGGCGCACCGTCCTGGAGACGGCTCGCGAGCAGTCGGCCGGGGTGCCGGCCGGTCGCGCCGCCGCCGTCTGA
- a CDS encoding ArsA-related P-loop ATPase — MTDWPRVQLHVVTGKGGTGKSTVAAALALALATSGRNVLLCEVEGRQGIARMFDVDPLPYAERRIATGLPVPGESGPPGVVHALHIDPEAALLEYLSMYYKLGRAGRALDKFGVVEFATTIAPGVRDVLLTGKVFEAVQRNSRNKGAQQYDAVVLDAPPTGRIVQFLNVSDELAGLAKVGPIKNQSDTMMTLFRSPRTAVHLVTVLEEMPVQETADGITELEAARLPVGGIVVNLVRPRDLDEEDLAAARADSLDPGRLADELTAAGLGAEEDLVEGLLAEARDHAERRALEDSQREVVAGLDRPTYELPRLPGGVDLGGLYELAGELRAQGLA, encoded by the coding sequence ATGACCGACTGGCCGCGCGTGCAGCTGCACGTGGTGACCGGGAAGGGCGGCACCGGCAAGTCCACCGTGGCCGCCGCCCTCGCCCTCGCGCTGGCGACCTCGGGGCGCAACGTGCTGTTGTGCGAGGTCGAGGGGCGCCAGGGCATCGCCCGGATGTTCGACGTCGACCCGTTGCCGTACGCCGAGCGGCGCATCGCCACCGGCCTGCCCGTCCCCGGGGAGTCCGGCCCGCCGGGCGTCGTGCACGCGCTGCACATCGACCCCGAGGCCGCGCTGCTGGAGTACCTCTCGATGTACTACAAGCTCGGGCGCGCCGGCCGCGCGCTCGACAAGTTCGGCGTCGTGGAGTTCGCCACGACCATCGCCCCCGGCGTCCGCGACGTGCTGCTGACCGGCAAGGTCTTCGAGGCGGTGCAGCGCAACAGCCGCAACAAGGGCGCCCAGCAGTACGACGCCGTCGTGCTCGACGCGCCGCCGACCGGCCGGATCGTGCAGTTCCTCAACGTCAGCGACGAGCTCGCGGGGCTGGCGAAGGTCGGGCCGATCAAGAACCAGTCCGACACGATGATGACCCTCTTCCGCTCGCCGCGGACCGCCGTGCACCTGGTCACCGTGCTCGAGGAGATGCCGGTGCAGGAGACCGCGGACGGCATCACCGAGCTCGAGGCGGCGCGGCTCCCGGTCGGGGGGATCGTGGTGAACCTGGTCCGGCCGCGCGACCTCGACGAGGAGGACCTCGCCGCCGCCCGCGCCGACAGCCTCGACCCGGGCCGGCTGGCCGACGAGCTCACGGCCGCGGGGCTGGGCGCCGAGGAGGACCTGGTGGAGGGGCTGCTCGCCGAGGCGCGCGACCACGCCGAGCGGCGCGCCCTCGAGGACAGCCAGCGCGAGGTGGTCGCCGGGCTGGACCGACCGACGTACGAGCTGCCGCGCCTGCCGGGCGGCGTGGACCTCGGCGGTCTCTACGAGCTGGCCGGCGAGCTGCGGGCCCAGGGGCTGGCATGA
- a CDS encoding ArsA family ATPase produces MSGNRTRVGPQSSRRASGPLDVDALLDDPGTGIIVCCGSGGVGKTTTAAALALRAAERGRKVVVLTIDPARRLAQSMGIAMLDNTPRPVVGVDDAAGGRLDAMMLDMKRTFDEVVLSQASPEKAEQILANPFYVALSSSFAGTQEYMAMEKLGQIHADAQRSGTYDLIVVDTPPSRSALDFLDAPERLSSFLDGRFIRLMLAPARGPAKLMTAGFSIITNALTKILGGQVLRDLQTFVAALDTVFGGFRARAQKTYALLQADETAFIVVAAPEPDALREAAYFVERLGEDQMPLAGLVVNRASPEPRSDLSGDEAMAAAARLRAEDPASLTAGLLRLHADRQRMVEREAMLRARFAAAHPDVPTGVVPALAGDVHDLDGLRRVGELLAGG; encoded by the coding sequence GTGAGCGGGAACCGGACGCGGGTCGGGCCGCAGAGCAGCCGGCGGGCCAGCGGCCCGCTGGACGTCGACGCGCTGCTCGACGACCCCGGCACCGGGATCATCGTGTGCTGCGGCTCCGGCGGGGTCGGCAAGACCACCACCGCGGCCGCGCTGGCCCTCCGCGCCGCCGAGCGCGGCCGCAAGGTCGTCGTGCTGACGATCGACCCGGCCCGGCGGCTCGCGCAGTCGATGGGCATCGCGATGCTCGACAACACCCCCCGGCCCGTGGTCGGCGTCGACGACGCCGCCGGCGGGCGGCTCGACGCGATGATGCTCGACATGAAGCGGACCTTCGACGAGGTCGTGCTCAGCCAGGCCAGCCCGGAGAAGGCCGAGCAGATCCTGGCCAACCCCTTCTACGTCGCGCTGTCGAGCTCGTTCGCGGGCACCCAGGAGTACATGGCGATGGAGAAGCTCGGCCAGATCCACGCCGACGCCCAGCGCTCGGGCACCTACGACCTGATCGTCGTCGACACCCCGCCCTCGCGCTCGGCCCTGGACTTCCTCGACGCCCCCGAGCGGCTCTCCAGCTTCCTCGACGGCCGGTTCATCCGGCTGATGCTCGCGCCCGCCCGCGGCCCGGCGAAGCTGATGACCGCGGGGTTCAGCATCATCACCAACGCGCTGACCAAGATCCTCGGCGGCCAGGTGCTGCGCGACCTGCAGACCTTCGTGGCCGCGCTGGACACCGTCTTCGGCGGATTCCGCGCGCGGGCCCAGAAGACCTACGCGCTGCTCCAGGCCGACGAGACGGCCTTCATCGTGGTGGCGGCGCCCGAGCCGGACGCGCTGCGCGAGGCGGCGTACTTCGTCGAGCGGCTCGGCGAGGACCAGATGCCCCTGGCCGGGCTGGTCGTCAACCGCGCGAGCCCCGAGCCGCGCAGCGACCTGTCCGGCGACGAGGCGATGGCCGCGGCCGCGCGACTGCGCGCCGAGGACCCTGCCTCGCTCACCGCCGGGCTGCTGCGGCTGCACGCCGACCGACAGCGGATGGTCGAGCGCGAGGCGATGCTGCGCGCCCGCTTCGCGGCCGCCCACCCCGACGTGCCGACCGGGGTCGTGCCCGCCCTCGCGGGCGACGTGCACGACCTCGACGGGCTGCGCCGGGTCGGCGAGCTGCTCGCCGGCGGCTGA
- a CDS encoding transglycosylase domain-containing protein, giving the protein MTAQRPEQLTPRKVASHLGVMVAVAAVLGVVVAGLAIPFAGVVGIGAKNVADTMDQLPAELETEALAQRTQVLDENGETIATLYDQNRVNVKLTDVSRVMTKAIVAIEDYRFYQHGALDLKGTLRAFITNQANSGVVQGGSSITQQLVKLTLVDQAKTKKERREATDDSYARKLRELRYAVALEQRHTKDWILERYLNTAYFGDGAWGIQSAARHYFNVNASDLKLPQAALLAGLVKNPYGYDPTKFEDRAIARRNVVLERMAELGIVKQKRVDRLKKRGLGLDVQTTPNGCLNSRAPFFCDYLLNYLLKDRSLGRTAAERRDLIFSGGLTIRTTIDLQAQAAADEAVTSAVYPESEAIGGLAMVEPGTGKVRAIAQSRPMGSDRSRGQTYLNYVVNQKYGDSAGFQPGSTFKVFVLAAALEQGLPTSTGFNSPPRISIPEYEYEDCDGEPYGYGTWDLGNSTTSGYMDMYRGTRESVNTYFAQLETLTGICEPYELAKSMGVDLTNPEGEGPGLPERVPTFVLGIPDASPLELAEAYATFAARGLHCDSRPVVAIEDSRGTVLKEYDQQCEQVLQETTADAINDILRGVIEGGFASAQALGRDAAGKTGTSQSGQAIWFVGYTPNMAAASMIAGANESGTPKSLEGVNIGPTTIYGASGSGYAAPVWGSAMRGILDKLPVESFTPPSSVTRGTPSTPTDDDFGDDDE; this is encoded by the coding sequence ATGACCGCGCAGCGCCCTGAGCAGCTCACCCCCCGCAAGGTCGCCTCCCACCTCGGGGTCATGGTCGCCGTCGCCGCCGTCCTCGGCGTGGTCGTCGCCGGGCTGGCGATCCCGTTCGCCGGCGTCGTGGGGATCGGTGCGAAGAACGTCGCCGACACCATGGACCAGCTGCCCGCCGAGCTCGAGACCGAGGCGCTCGCCCAGCGCACCCAGGTGCTCGACGAGAACGGCGAGACGATCGCCACGCTCTACGACCAGAACCGGGTCAACGTCAAGCTCACCGACGTCTCGCGGGTGATGACCAAGGCGATCGTCGCGATCGAGGACTACCGCTTCTACCAGCACGGCGCGCTGGACCTGAAGGGCACGCTGCGCGCGTTCATCACCAACCAGGCCAACTCCGGGGTGGTGCAGGGCGGCTCCTCGATCACCCAGCAGCTGGTCAAGCTGACCCTGGTCGACCAGGCGAAGACGAAGAAGGAGCGCCGCGAGGCCACCGACGACAGCTACGCGCGCAAGCTGCGCGAGCTGCGGTACGCCGTGGCGCTGGAGCAGCGCCACACCAAGGACTGGATCCTCGAGCGCTACCTCAACACCGCCTACTTCGGCGACGGCGCCTGGGGCATCCAGTCGGCCGCCCGCCACTACTTCAACGTCAACGCCAGCGACCTGAAGCTGCCGCAGGCGGCGCTGCTGGCCGGCCTGGTGAAGAACCCCTACGGCTATGACCCCACCAAGTTCGAGGACCGCGCGATCGCGCGCCGCAACGTCGTCCTGGAGCGGATGGCCGAGCTCGGGATCGTCAAGCAGAAGCGGGTCGACCGGCTCAAGAAGCGCGGCCTGGGCCTCGACGTGCAGACCACCCCGAACGGCTGCCTGAACTCGCGGGCGCCGTTCTTCTGCGACTACCTGCTCAACTACCTGCTCAAGGACCGCTCGCTGGGCCGCACCGCCGCCGAGCGCCGCGACCTGATCTTCTCCGGCGGCCTGACCATCCGCACGACCATCGACCTGCAGGCGCAGGCGGCGGCCGACGAGGCGGTCACCAGCGCCGTCTACCCCGAGTCCGAGGCGATCGGCGGCCTGGCGATGGTCGAGCCCGGCACCGGCAAGGTGCGCGCGATCGCGCAGTCGCGGCCCATGGGCAGCGACCGCTCCCGCGGCCAGACCTACCTCAACTACGTCGTGAACCAGAAGTACGGCGACTCCGCCGGCTTCCAGCCCGGTTCGACGTTCAAGGTCTTCGTGCTCGCCGCGGCCCTCGAGCAGGGCCTGCCGACGAGCACCGGGTTCAACTCCCCGCCGCGGATCTCGATCCCCGAGTACGAGTACGAGGACTGCGACGGCGAGCCCTACGGCTACGGCACCTGGGACCTCGGCAACTCGACCACCTCGGGCTACATGGACATGTACCGCGGCACCCGGGAGTCGGTGAACACCTACTTCGCCCAGCTGGAGACGCTGACCGGCATCTGCGAGCCCTACGAGCTGGCCAAGTCGATGGGCGTGGACCTGACCAACCCCGAGGGCGAGGGCCCGGGCCTGCCCGAGCGCGTCCCGACCTTCGTGCTCGGCATCCCCGACGCCAGCCCGCTGGAGCTGGCCGAGGCGTACGCCACCTTCGCCGCCCGCGGCCTGCACTGCGACTCCCGCCCGGTGGTCGCCATCGAGGACTCCCGCGGCACCGTGCTCAAGGAGTACGACCAGCAGTGCGAGCAGGTCCTGCAGGAGACCACCGCCGACGCGATCAACGACATCCTGCGCGGGGTGATCGAGGGCGGCTTCGCCTCCGCCCAGGCGCTCGGCCGCGACGCCGCCGGCAAGACCGGCACGTCCCAGAGCGGCCAGGCGATCTGGTTCGTCGGCTACACCCCGAACATGGCCGCCGCCTCGATGATCGCCGGCGCCAACGAGTCCGGCACGCCGAAGAGCCTCGAGGGCGTCAACATCGGGCCGACGACCATCTACGGCGCGTCCGGCTCGGGCTACGCCGCGCCGGTCTGGGGCAGCGCGATGCGCGGCATCCTCGACAAGCTCCCGGTGGAGTCGTTCACCCCGCCGTCGTCGGTCACCCGCGGCACCCCCAGCACGCCGACCGACGACGACTTCGGGGACGACGACGAGTGA
- a CDS encoding Nramp family divalent metal transporter codes for MSSPGDAPAQPLTTGAAPRWRVIGPGLVVAATGVGAADLVATLVAGAKFGYTLLWVAVLGAVIKVVLVEGAGRYSLATGRTIFEGWRSLGRWTTWYFAPYIVIWGLVYGATAMSSSALPIVALFPDLSLRWTAVVTGLVGLALVWVGTYAAFEKVMAALVGIMFVCVVGAAVLATPNLGEIVLGLRPVFPDDSVVNVLAIAGGVGGTITLAAYGYWLREKGWSTPVFMRVMRIDNGVAYAVTGIFVVSMLIVGAELYYSAGIAAETGDQALVQLSDVLDDRYGEVFGTVFLVGFFASSFSSLIGVWSGVSLMFADYVGNLRDLPSGHPDTRTGGRYFRAYLLWLTFPPMLLLLLDEPVGLILAYGTLGALFMPFLAITLLVLLNKRRPGALPHSDVPEEWRNGWLSNGFMALCAVLFVALAVNEIRETLAPYL; via the coding sequence ATGAGCTCCCCGGGAGACGCCCCCGCCCAGCCGCTCACGACCGGCGCCGCACCCCGGTGGCGGGTGATCGGCCCCGGGCTGGTCGTCGCGGCCACGGGCGTCGGCGCCGCCGACCTGGTGGCGACCCTCGTCGCCGGGGCCAAGTTCGGCTACACGCTGCTGTGGGTGGCCGTGCTCGGCGCCGTGATCAAGGTGGTGCTGGTCGAGGGGGCCGGGCGCTACTCCCTGGCGACCGGCCGCACGATCTTCGAGGGCTGGCGCAGCCTGGGCCGGTGGACCACCTGGTACTTCGCGCCGTACATCGTGATCTGGGGCCTGGTCTACGGCGCCACCGCGATGTCGTCCTCCGCGCTGCCGATCGTCGCGCTCTTCCCCGACCTCTCGCTGCGCTGGACCGCTGTGGTGACCGGCCTGGTCGGGCTGGCCCTGGTCTGGGTCGGCACCTACGCGGCCTTCGAGAAGGTGATGGCGGCGCTGGTCGGGATCATGTTCGTCTGCGTCGTCGGCGCGGCGGTCCTGGCCACCCCCAACCTCGGCGAGATCGTGCTCGGCCTGCGGCCGGTCTTCCCCGACGACTCGGTCGTCAACGTGCTGGCCATCGCCGGCGGGGTCGGCGGCACGATCACGCTGGCGGCCTACGGCTACTGGCTGCGCGAGAAGGGCTGGTCGACGCCCGTGTTCATGCGGGTGATGCGGATCGACAACGGCGTCGCGTACGCCGTCACCGGGATCTTCGTGGTCTCCATGCTGATCGTCGGCGCGGAGCTCTACTACTCCGCCGGCATCGCGGCCGAGACCGGCGACCAGGCGCTCGTGCAGCTCTCCGACGTCCTCGACGACCGGTACGGCGAGGTCTTCGGCACGGTCTTCCTGGTCGGCTTCTTCGCCTCGTCGTTCTCCTCGCTCATCGGCGTGTGGAGCGGGGTGAGCCTGATGTTCGCCGACTACGTCGGCAACCTGCGCGACCTGCCCTCCGGGCACCCCGACACCCGCACCGGCGGGCGGTACTTCCGCGCCTACCTGCTGTGGCTGACCTTCCCGCCGATGCTGCTCCTGCTGCTCGACGAGCCGGTCGGGCTGATCCTGGCCTACGGCACGCTCGGCGCGCTGTTCATGCCGTTCCTCGCCATCACCTTGCTGGTGCTGCTCAACAAGCGGCGGCCGGGGGCGCTGCCGCACTCCGACGTCCCCGAGGAGTGGCGCAACGGCTGGCTCTCCAACGGCTTCATGGCGCTGTGCGCGGTGCTCTTCGTCGCGCTGGCCGTCAACGAGATCCGCGAGACGCTGGCGCCCTACCTCTGA
- a CDS encoding GatB/YqeY domain-containing protein, translating into MSQLKDRLRADLTTAIKGRDEVRSSTLRMALTAITNAEVAGKVQRELSDEEVVDVLASEAKKRREAAIAFDDGGRSEMAAKERAESAVLADYLPEQLSVEEISRIVTEAVERTGAAGEGMKAMGKVMGAVQPQVKGRADGAAVAAEVRRQLG; encoded by the coding sequence ATGAGCCAGCTCAAGGACCGCCTGCGCGCCGACCTCACCACCGCGATCAAGGGTCGGGACGAGGTGCGCTCCTCGACGCTGCGGATGGCGCTGACCGCGATCACCAACGCGGAGGTGGCCGGCAAGGTCCAGCGCGAGCTGAGCGACGAGGAGGTCGTCGACGTCCTCGCCAGCGAGGCCAAGAAGCGTCGCGAGGCCGCGATCGCGTTCGACGACGGCGGCCGCAGCGAGATGGCCGCCAAGGAGCGGGCCGAGTCCGCCGTGCTGGCCGACTACCTGCCCGAGCAGCTCTCCGTCGAGGAGATCTCCCGGATCGTCACCGAGGCCGTCGAGCGCACCGGCGCGGCCGGTGAGGGCATGAAGGCCATGGGCAAGGTGATGGGCGCGGTGCAGCCGCAGGTCAAGGGCCGCGCCGACGGCGCCGCCGTGGCCGCGGAGGTACGCCGCCAGCTCGGCTGA